One genomic window of Candidatus Hydrogenedentota bacterium includes the following:
- a CDS encoding SusD/RagB family nutrient-binding outer membrane lipoprotein: STLYGSGGAYEYDPANAIEQIITQKWISMVNFQGLEAHVERKRTGFPDFFETPPGNVTSGLYPQRLPYPSAEIDNNRDELNAVGGQKQVTERVWWNTL; encoded by the coding sequence AGTACGTTATACGGTTCTGGCGGGGCGTATGAATATGACCCCGCAAATGCGATCGAACAAATCATTACCCAGAAATGGATATCGATGGTAAACTTCCAGGGTTTGGAAGCACACGTTGAACGAAAAAGAACCGGCTTCCCTGACTTTTTCGAAACGCCTCCGGGTAATGTTACCAGCGGTTTGTATCCACAACGTCTGCCTTATCCGTCAGCGGAAATCGATAACAACCGTGACGAGCTTAACGCAGTTGGCGGGCAGAAGCAGGTTACTGAACGGGTTTGGTGGAATACTCTTTAA